A single Sporanaerobacter acetigenes DSM 13106 DNA region contains:
- a CDS encoding GH36-type glycosyl hydrolase domain-containing protein has translation MWLMYISIFSMLLLLLAYIVAYLKNEKHISIEEVKDVLLTKEELINHGKELGRSHTSFKRVDVKDFLLYNLDKNFEEIEKIYLKLNREVNANFELPKASEWLLDNFYIIELQYKRIRQSLEGEKEIKLSTLESGTLKGYPRTYVLALELVSHTEGVVLEDPLVDFVNAYQEENILTIKEVSYLSLMLTLSLMEYIKNICIKIYNVNEQWRNADAVDLKTLSNLENQFGSNFNLEPSFLQRLFFRMRKNEEIQNIAILEKRLNYLGTSIKNIIEKEHKKQATLKMAIGNCIISLKNISNLDWTNIFDSVCIVEEILKEDPLNVYINMDEESKNYYRFHVEKLARNLNIQETFVAKKALELAKDKHSEGRRDKESHVGFYIIDRGRSEIFASLGKRDWKSGIYLKSEKYYTLPIIFSTLIVEIFICRYVYLNSNLGMASLVGLVAWVPLVSIFISIFNRIFSKIFSPVLLPKLELKSGIPEDMKTFIVIPTLLTDLKRVEELAEQLEIHYLSNKEKNLYFALAGDFKDSKLEKNDEDALIIEAGLDAIEKLNNKYSKDEKIFYYFHRNRVYSDIQNRWMGWERKRGALVEFNELLLGRENTTYSVISSDVSHLQGNIKYIITLDADTKLPLETAKRLIGTISHPLNVAVIDEKNNIVKEGYGLVQPRILVDIESSNKSLFTRIYSGQGGIDPYTTAVSDIYQDLFGEGIFTGKGIYDLKTFQRCLESSIPENSVLSHDLLEGSYVRVGLATDIELIDGYPEKYISFTMRLHRWVRGDWQLIRWLKNSSDNCISKLSKWKIADNLRRSILAPSLLLLTILGLSVFPGNTFIYLGIVLLTIFLPFLLSSLGHILYNKNGKRISLHGNKISALKGNFYQGILSIIFLPYEGFLMIDAICRTLYRVFISKKNLLEWTTAFDMEKKLKNDLKSYFIRMKNSMVLSIVNILMVYVFKIQNIYLAMLISALWFLSPMIAYFISIPDVETKEHIDTSEIVKVLRKTWDYYETFANEENNFLPPDNFQEFPYNGVAYRTSPTNIGFLLLAILSARDLGYITTSEMISYISRVVDSIEKMDKWKGHLFNWYNTKTLQPLRPYFVSTVDSGNFVSYLYVLNSGLKEYLERPLIDKKLFCGVLDTINLIENESDRVEIAEQVKKIEDDDVDGLKVIYKDVLKRKESSKDKWIANSINRMDALIYEYSTFMPNEILSKTIEYSYEKIDREASLLKLQRYYEESLKLVKGENKKQEIMLLYQNVSDLISKTESLIDKVDKFIGETEFTPLYDEKKNLFSIGYNVEDKKLLDSYYDLLASEARITSYISICRGEVPKKHWFKLGRSLIVKNGYISLASWTGTMFEYLMPSLVMKNYKNTLLDETYKTAIKIQREYCKKKKIPWGISESGFFAFDVNLNYQYKAFGVPQLGFKRGLKEDLVISPYSSMLALNFAPQYVSLNINNLLRENMNGEYGLYEAIDYTSKRLPQNMNKAIVKSYMTHHQGMIFLAINNFLNDDILIDRFHRNPQIKIGETLLQEKIPTDIIVAKEKENTIDMEYIKTKKEMYAVRSYGKKQLDEIECHILSSGNYSLLITNRGSGYSKKDDIFLNRWRRDFHTRQYGSFIYIKDLTHNKYWSATYEPTRVEPDEYNVKFSNDKVTFYRKDGFIETKMDIVLLSEDEGEIRKIKLTNNGDEDVLIEVMSYFELVGDRLESDMAHPVFNNLFVKTEVVPEYEALIGYRKKRNEAMNPTWIVHSVKDEESSQEGFQYETNRGNFIGRGNDITNPNCLYKDLTNTVGSVLDPIMSLKKRIKIKSGDSINIYFVTGFSESKEKAIDISQKYRDEISLSRAFELAYTRSQTEIGYLNYSQEEIKFYDKLLSKIIFPRNGNKSRYEDIIKKNTRGQEGLWVYGISGDNPIVLVRIKTLEGLDTLKEILKAHGYWAFKGVSLDLVILNEDESIYYQPLFESIQEVVYEYRGNMLNISGGIFIRNEINMPFEDRALLFKWATMIINCEDGFVREKKLTYHIPDRYFEKQNLKYPRIEVPLKLNYFNGYGGFSEDGKYTIRLTEDLNTPLPWINVIANRNFGFVVSETGVGFTWAHNSRENKLTPWYNDPISDIPGEIIYLRDDKDGHMWTMTPSPIREKEEYIITHAQGYSRFYHYSYGIEQILDVYVPLEDNIKINLIKLKNNSNIERKLTLAYYIRPVLGVTDEITAKNIETYMDETEDIFLIKNSTNTEFKDSTIFIASSAKIKAFTGDRSEFLGSFGSLGKPEGLKKEFLSNKTGLGYDPCSVIEVELSIPSGSQCEIVLLMAESQSIESGYDLVKKYKDVEKSKEALNAVKNYWKEKLETIKVSTPDLSMNLLMNHWLIYQTVVSRLWARAGFYQVGGAYGARDQMQDAMNVIYAFPDECRNQILNVCKHQFKEGDVQHWWHPSPMTDIHKGIRTKYTDDLLWMPYATTEYVNITGDYSILDEEVPFIESEMLSLEEQERYEVPSLSSEVGTVYEHCIRAIEKSLNFGERGLPLMGSGDWNDGMNKVGYKGKGESIWLGWFLGSIVKDFIPICRYKKDEGRAKKYEEVLYDLKAAMGKNAWDGDWYLRAYFDDGTPLGSKENDECRIDSISQSWAIISSLGEKEKNKKALESVEKHLVREEDGMILLLTPPFSDGVLDPGYIKSYVPGVRENGAQYTHAAAWVIGAFAMMGEGDKALKLFNMINPINHTRTQLECSKYKVEPYVIVADIYGVEPHTGRGGWSWYTGSSGWIYKIGLEHILGFRVENDKLYIKPCIPRDWSSYSIEYKYIDTVYTIEVKNPHKLNGGEIRMQIDGRDIKEEYINLVNDKKMHLVQVELV, from the coding sequence ATGTGGCTGATGTATATTTCAATTTTTTCAATGCTATTGTTGCTGTTAGCATATATAGTAGCTTATCTAAAAAATGAAAAACATATTTCTATTGAAGAAGTAAAAGATGTATTGCTGACTAAAGAAGAACTTATAAATCATGGGAAAGAATTGGGAAGAAGTCATACTTCTTTTAAAAGAGTAGATGTAAAAGATTTTTTACTATATAATTTGGATAAAAATTTTGAAGAAATTGAGAAAATATATTTAAAACTAAATAGAGAAGTAAATGCAAATTTTGAATTGCCTAAGGCTTCTGAATGGCTGCTAGATAATTTTTATATTATAGAACTCCAATATAAAAGAATAAGACAGAGTTTAGAAGGGGAAAAAGAGATTAAATTAAGTACTTTAGAAAGCGGGACATTGAAAGGGTATCCAAGAACTTATGTACTTGCATTGGAGCTTGTATCACACACAGAAGGAGTAGTTCTTGAAGATCCTCTTGTCGATTTTGTCAATGCTTATCAAGAAGAAAATATTCTTACTATAAAAGAAGTATCTTATTTGTCTCTTATGCTTACCTTATCACTGATGGAATATATAAAAAACATTTGTATAAAAATTTACAATGTAAATGAGCAATGGAGAAATGCAGATGCAGTAGACCTTAAAACATTGTCTAATTTAGAAAACCAATTTGGTAGCAATTTCAATTTGGAACCATCATTTTTACAAAGATTATTTTTTAGAATGAGAAAAAATGAAGAAATACAAAATATTGCTATTCTTGAAAAAAGACTGAATTATCTTGGTACTAGTATTAAAAATATAATTGAAAAAGAACATAAAAAGCAAGCTACTTTAAAAATGGCTATTGGAAATTGTATCATTAGTTTGAAAAACATATCAAATTTAGACTGGACAAATATTTTTGATTCTGTATGTATAGTAGAAGAAATATTGAAAGAAGATCCATTGAATGTTTATATAAATATGGATGAAGAATCTAAAAACTATTATAGATTTCATGTGGAAAAACTGGCTCGTAATTTAAATATTCAGGAAACTTTTGTTGCCAAAAAAGCATTAGAATTAGCTAAAGATAAACATAGTGAGGGTAGGAGAGATAAAGAGAGTCATGTAGGGTTTTACATTATAGATAGAGGTAGAAGTGAAATATTTGCAAGCCTTGGGAAGAGAGATTGGAAAAGTGGAATCTATCTAAAAAGTGAAAAATATTATACTCTACCTATAATTTTTTCTACATTGATAGTTGAGATATTTATATGCAGATATGTTTATTTAAACAGCAATTTAGGGATGGCAAGTTTAGTTGGATTAGTGGCTTGGGTGCCACTTGTATCCATTTTTATTTCTATATTTAATAGAATATTTTCAAAAATTTTTTCGCCTGTACTTTTGCCAAAACTTGAATTGAAATCTGGAATACCAGAGGACATGAAAACCTTTATAGTTATTCCCACACTTTTGACAGATTTAAAAAGAGTTGAAGAATTGGCGGAACAGTTAGAAATACATTATCTGTCAAATAAAGAAAAAAACCTATACTTTGCCTTGGCTGGAGATTTTAAGGATTCAAAACTAGAAAAAAATGATGAGGATGCTTTGATAATAGAAGCTGGACTAGATGCTATTGAAAAATTAAACAATAAATATTCAAAGGATGAAAAAATTTTTTATTATTTTCATAGAAATAGAGTTTATTCAGATATTCAAAATAGATGGATGGGATGGGAGAGAAAAAGAGGGGCATTAGTTGAATTTAATGAACTATTACTAGGGAGGGAAAATACAACATATTCAGTTATATCTAGTGATGTATCTCATCTTCAAGGCAATATAAAGTATATAATCACATTAGATGCAGATACAAAATTGCCATTAGAGACTGCCAAAAGACTCATAGGTACTATTTCACATCCTTTAAATGTAGCAGTTATTGATGAAAAAAATAATATTGTAAAAGAAGGTTATGGACTTGTTCAACCTAGAATACTAGTAGATATTGAGAGTTCAAACAAATCTCTATTTACAAGAATATATTCAGGGCAGGGGGGAATAGACCCTTATACTACAGCAGTTTCAGATATTTATCAGGATTTATTTGGAGAAGGAATTTTCACGGGAAAGGGAATATATGATTTGAAAACTTTCCAAAGATGCTTAGAAAGTTCAATACCAGAAAATTCAGTACTTAGTCATGATTTACTTGAAGGCAGTTATGTTCGTGTAGGATTAGCAACAGATATTGAGTTGATAGATGGGTATCCAGAAAAATATATTTCTTTTACAATGAGACTTCATAGATGGGTGCGAGGAGATTGGCAACTAATAAGGTGGTTAAAAAACAGTTCGGATAATTGTATTTCTAAACTATCCAAGTGGAAAATAGCGGACAATCTAAGAAGAAGTATTTTAGCACCTAGTCTTTTATTACTCACAATATTGGGGCTTTCAGTTTTCCCGGGAAATACTTTTATTTATTTAGGGATAGTATTGTTGACAATATTTTTGCCTTTTTTATTATCTTCGCTAGGACATATTTTATATAATAAAAATGGAAAGAGAATATCATTACATGGAAATAAAATATCGGCCTTGAAAGGGAATTTTTACCAGGGAATACTTTCTATTATATTTTTACCTTATGAAGGTTTCCTTATGATAGATGCTATTTGCAGAACTCTTTATAGAGTATTTATCTCTAAAAAGAACTTACTTGAGTGGACTACAGCTTTTGATATGGAAAAGAAACTTAAAAATGATTTAAAAAGTTATTTTATCCGAATGAAGAACAGTATGGTTTTGAGTATAGTTAATATTCTTATGGTATATGTTTTTAAAATTCAAAACATATATTTAGCAATGCTTATATCTGCATTGTGGTTTTTATCTCCAATGATTGCTTATTTCATTAGTATTCCAGATGTAGAAACTAAAGAGCATATAGATACTTCTGAGATTGTGAAAGTACTTAGAAAAACTTGGGATTATTACGAAACTTTTGCCAATGAAGAAAACAATTTTTTGCCTCCTGACAATTTTCAGGAATTTCCTTACAATGGAGTAGCATATAGAACATCTCCTACAAACATAGGATTTTTGCTTTTGGCTATATTGTCAGCAAGAGATTTAGGATATATAACTACTTCTGAAATGATTAGCTATATAAGTAGAGTTGTGGATTCTATAGAAAAGATGGATAAGTGGAAGGGACATCTTTTCAATTGGTACAATACAAAAACTTTACAGCCTTTAAGACCTTATTTTGTATCAACAGTAGATAGTGGAAACTTTGTTTCTTATCTTTATGTATTGAATTCAGGGCTTAAAGAATATCTAGAAAGACCTTTAATAGATAAAAAACTATTTTGTGGGGTTTTAGATACAATCAATCTTATTGAAAATGAATCAGATAGAGTTGAAATAGCTGAGCAAGTAAAGAAGATTGAAGACGATGATGTGGATGGGTTGAAAGTTATATACAAAGATGTTTTAAAAAGAAAAGAAAGTTCAAAAGATAAGTGGATAGCTAATAGCATAAATAGGATGGATGCATTGATATATGAATATAGTACTTTTATGCCTAATGAGATATTGTCAAAAACTATAGAATATAGCTATGAAAAAATTGACAGGGAAGCTTCTTTGCTCAAATTGCAAAGATATTATGAGGAAAGTTTAAAACTTGTAAAAGGTGAAAATAAAAAACAAGAAATAATGTTATTGTACCAAAATGTAAGTGATTTAATTTCAAAAACAGAAAGTTTGATAGACAAGGTTGACAAATTCATTGGTGAAACTGAATTTACTCCTCTTTATGATGAAAAGAAAAATTTATTTTCAATAGGATACAATGTTGAGGATAAAAAACTGTTAGATTCATATTATGACCTTTTAGCTTCAGAAGCTAGGATTACAAGCTATATTTCTATTTGTAGAGGGGAAGTGCCTAAAAAACATTGGTTCAAGTTGGGGAGATCTTTGATAGTTAAAAATGGTTATATAAGTCTTGCTTCATGGACAGGAACAATGTTTGAATATCTAATGCCATCTTTGGTCATGAAAAATTATAAAAACACTTTGCTAGATGAAACATATAAGACTGCCATAAAAATACAAAGGGAATATTGCAAGAAAAAGAAAATACCTTGGGGTATATCCGAATCAGGTTTTTTTGCCTTTGATGTGAATTTAAATTATCAATATAAAGCTTTTGGGGTTCCTCAATTAGGTTTCAAAAGAGGCTTAAAGGAAGATTTAGTTATATCCCCCTATTCATCTATGCTTGCATTAAACTTTGCTCCTCAATATGTATCACTAAATATAAATAATCTTTTAAGAGAAAATATGAATGGAGAGTATGGTCTATATGAAGCTATAGACTATACAAGTAAAAGATTGCCCCAGAATATGAACAAAGCTATTGTCAAAAGTTATATGACTCATCATCAAGGGATGATATTTTTAGCCATAAATAATTTTTTGAATGATGATATTTTGATTGATAGATTTCATAGAAATCCTCAAATCAAGATTGGGGAGACATTGCTACAAGAAAAGATTCCAACGGATATAATAGTTGCCAAAGAAAAAGAGAATACAATTGACATGGAATATATAAAGACAAAGAAGGAAATGTATGCAGTGAGGTCCTATGGGAAAAAACAGTTAGATGAAATAGAATGTCATATTCTTTCATCAGGGAATTATTCCCTTTTGATTACCAACAGAGGCTCAGGTTATTCCAAGAAAGATGATATATTCTTAAATAGATGGAGAAGAGATTTTCATACAAGACAGTATGGAAGTTTTATATACATTAAAGATTTAACACATAACAAATATTGGTCTGCTACCTACGAGCCTACGAGAGTTGAACCTGATGAGTACAATGTAAAGTTTTCTAATGATAAAGTTACTTTTTATAGAAAAGATGGATTTATTGAAACTAAAATGGATATTGTACTACTTTCAGAAGATGAAGGAGAAATAAGAAAAATAAAATTAACCAACAACGGAGATGAAGATGTGCTAATAGAAGTTATGAGTTATTTTGAATTGGTGGGAGATAGATTAGAATCCGATATGGCACATCCGGTTTTCAACAATTTGTTTGTCAAAACAGAAGTTGTACCAGAGTATGAAGCACTAATTGGATATAGAAAAAAAAGAAATGAAGCTATGAACCCAACATGGATAGTTCATAGTGTAAAAGACGAAGAGAGTAGTCAAGAAGGTTTTCAATATGAAACCAATAGGGGAAATTTTATAGGTAGGGGAAATGATATCACAAATCCAAATTGTCTATATAAAGATTTGACTAATACTGTAGGCTCAGTACTTGATCCTATTATGAGTCTTAAGAAAAGGATTAAAATCAAAAGTGGAGATAGTATAAACATTTATTTTGTGACTGGATTTTCTGAAAGTAAAGAAAAGGCTATTGATATTTCACAAAAATATAGAGATGAGATAAGCTTATCTCGTGCTTTTGAACTGGCTTATACTAGAAGCCAAACAGAAATAGGATATTTAAATTATAGTCAAGAAGAAATAAAATTTTACGATAAATTGCTATCTAAAATAATTTTTCCGAGAAATGGGAATAAAAGTCGATATGAAGATATCATAAAGAAAAACACTAGAGGACAAGAAGGCCTTTGGGTCTATGGAATATCTGGAGATAATCCTATAGTACTTGTGAGAATAAAAACATTAGAAGGATTAGATACGTTAAAAGAAATATTAAAGGCTCATGGATATTGGGCTTTCAAAGGAGTATCCTTAGACTTAGTCATACTAAATGAAGATGAAAGTATATATTATCAACCACTGTTTGAAAGTATACAAGAAGTAGTATATGAATATAGAGGAAATATGCTAAATATAAGTGGTGGTATATTTATTAGAAACGAAATAAATATGCCTTTTGAAGATAGGGCATTGCTATTTAAATGGGCTACAATGATTATAAATTGTGAAGACGGTTTTGTCAGAGAAAAGAAATTGACATATCATATTCCAGATAGATATTTTGAAAAACAAAATTTGAAATATCCTAGGATAGAAGTGCCATTAAAGTTAAATTATTTTAATGGTTATGGGGGATTTTCTGAAGATGGTAAGTATACAATTAGACTCACAGAAGATTTAAATACACCACTTCCATGGATAAATGTTATAGCTAACAGAAACTTTGGTTTTGTAGTTTCCGAAACAGGGGTTGGATTTACTTGGGCTCATAATAGCAGAGAAAACAAGCTTACACCTTGGTACAATGACCCTATATCAGATATACCTGGGGAAATAATATATTTACGTGATGATAAAGATGGTCATATGTGGACTATGACTCCATCACCTATAAGAGAAAAAGAAGAATATATTATAACTCATGCTCAAGGATATTCAAGATTTTATCATTATAGTTATGGAATTGAACAAATACTTGATGTATATGTGCCTTTAGAAGATAATATTAAAATAAATCTAATTAAATTGAAAAATAATTCTAATATTGAAAGAAAATTGACATTAGCATATTATATAAGACCAGTATTGGGAGTGACTGATGAAATAACGGCTAAAAATATTGAGACTTACATGGATGAAACTGAGGATATATTTCTAATTAAAAATTCCACAAATACTGAGTTTAAAGATAGCACCATATTTATAGCTTCTTCTGCAAAGATAAAGGCCTTTACTGGGGATAGAAGTGAATTTTTAGGCTCCTTTGGCTCATTAGGGAAGCCAGAAGGGTTAAAAAAAGAATTTCTTTCTAATAAAACTGGTCTAGGATATGATCCTTGCAGTGTTATAGAAGTGGAATTAAGTATACCAAGTGGAAGTCAGTGTGAAATAGTTTTGTTGATGGCAGAAAGCCAAAGCATAGAATCAGGATATGATTTAGTAAAAAAATATAAAGATGTAGAAAAATCTAAAGAAGCTTTAAATGCGGTAAAAAATTATTGGAAGGAAAAGTTGGAGACCATAAAAGTATCAACTCCAGATCTTTCTATGAATTTATTGATGAACCATTGGCTTATATACCAAACTGTGGTTTCAAGACTTTGGGCAAGAGCAGGATTTTATCAAGTTGGAGGGGCATATGGAGCTCGAGACCAAATGCAAGATGCAATGAATGTTATATATGCTTTCCCTGATGAGTGTAGAAACCAAATTCTAAATGTATGCAAGCATCAATTCAAAGAAGGGGATGTACAGCATTGGTGGCATCCATCACCTATGACAGATATCCATAAGGGTATTAGAACTAAATATACGGATGATTTACTGTGGATGCCCTATGCTACTACAGAATATGTAAATATTACAGGAGATTATTCAATTTTAGATGAAGAAGTTCCTTTTATAGAAAGTGAAATGCTTAGTTTAGAAGAACAAGAAAGATATGAAGTGCCAAGTCTTTCTAGCGAGGTTGGTACAGTGTATGAACATTGTATTAGAGCTATTGAAAAATCTCTTAATTTTGGAGAAAGAGGACTTCCTCTCATGGGTTCTGGAGATTGGAACGATGGCATGAACAAAGTTGGATATAAGGGAAAAGGTGAAAGCATTTGGCTTGGATGGTTTTTAGGAAGTATAGTAAAAGATTTTATACCTATATGTAGATATAAAAAAGATGAAGGAAGGGCAAAAAAATATGAAGAAGTATTGTATGATTTAAAGGCTGCTATGGGGAAAAACGCTTGGGATGGAGATTGGTATTTGAGGGCATATTTTGATGATGGAACTCCTCTTGGTTCTAAAGAAAATGATGAATGTAGAATAGATTCTATTTCTCAATCTTGGGCGATTATATCTTCTTTGGGAGAAAAAGAAAAAAACAAAAAGGCCTTGGAATCAGTTGAGAAACATCTTGTAAGAGAAGAAGATGGGATGATTCTTCTTTTAACTCCACCTTTTTCAGATGGCGTTTTGGATCCAGGATATATTAAAAGTTATGTGCCAGGGGTAAGAGAAAATGGAGCTCAATATACCCATGCAGCAGCTTGGGTAATAGGTGCTTTTGCTATGATGGGAGAGGGGGATAAGGCACTTAAACTTTTCAATATGATAAATCCTATAAATCATACACGTACGCAGCTAGAATGTTCTAAATATAAAGTGGAACCCTATGTAATAGTTGCAGATATCTATGGAGTAGAACCCCATACAGGTAGAGGAGGATGGAGTTGGTATACAGGTTCTTCAGGTTGGATATATAAAATAGGTCTTGAACACATTTTAGGTTTTAGAGTGGAAAATGATAAATTGTATATAAAACCCTGTATTCCACGAGATTGGAGTTCATACAGTATTGAGTATAAATATATTGATACAGTTTATACTATTGAGGTCAAGAATCCACATAAATTAAATGGCGGAGAAATTCGTATGCAAATAGATGGTCGTGATATAAAAGAAGAATATATAAATTTGGTCAACGATAAAAAAATGCATCTTGTTCAAGTAGAGCTTGTATAA
- a CDS encoding sugar phosphate nucleotidyltransferase, translating to MIKIKAVIMSGGKGTRLRPLTCHIPKPMVPILNKPVMEYILELLKFHDIEDIAVTLHYLPSSIIDYFHNGEDFGVNMNYYIEKTPLGTGGSVKNAEEFLDSTFVVISGDAFTNIDLHKAIDFHKNKKSKATLILKKEPVPLEYGVIITDENGKITRFLEKPSWGEVFSDTINTGIYILEPEVLDYYKKGENFDFSKDLFPRLLKDNIPMYGYITEDYWCDIGDINSYTKTHRDLLDKKIYMKFESKEIEEGVWIGDGTFIGREVEMISPVYIGENCTIKGKTKIEPYTVIGDNCYIDSGCSLKKSVLWENVFFSRNVEARKCIVCDDVNVKEGVKLFEGSVVGSSSTISTGAIVGPDTKIWPHKLIEEDVKVNENLIWGSKVSKTIFGNRDIQGYINIDITPEFASRLGSAFASQTIGKGVFVVSSDEYNSSELIKSSLISGILSTGSKVIDIKDASMPMCRFAVQHFRTNGGLQVTSDSHDKNKIHIEIIDERGANISRNLERKIENAFGIEDFKRCNGESVEDIVRMYNFSSIYINEGEKILKNLSEIKRRNLKVLIHSASVNVSNLAKKYLESIGCDGVVSSDTHPYEKISKRVREEKFDLGVIYSENGENMILIDEKGRILDGEKFSLFSFFMGFKSGEMKEVVIPYNFPRVVENMATKYNGKVYITKTNLSDTLGEIMDRNCLYQYILNFDAIWGTGKIIDFIVSEKIALSKLVDELPKYYYVKNKVFCPWEEKGRILRKIIEDNEIGIETIEGARIVDDKGWALILPDEEKPLFNIYAEGLNEEYAQELSGFYQEKIREMLEDSR from the coding sequence GTGATTAAAATAAAAGCGGTAATTATGTCAGGAGGTAAAGGCACAAGACTTAGACCTCTTACTTGTCATATTCCTAAACCTATGGTCCCTATATTAAATAAGCCAGTCATGGAATACATATTAGAACTTCTAAAATTTCACGATATAGAGGACATAGCTGTAACATTACATTATTTGCCTTCATCAATTATAGATTATTTTCATAATGGCGAAGATTTTGGCGTCAATATGAATTATTACATAGAAAAAACACCTCTGGGAACAGGAGGAAGTGTGAAGAATGCAGAGGAATTTTTAGATAGTACTTTTGTAGTTATAAGTGGGGATGCTTTTACAAATATAGATTTACACAAAGCTATAGATTTCCATAAAAATAAAAAATCAAAGGCGACCTTAATATTGAAAAAAGAGCCTGTTCCATTGGAATATGGAGTTATAATCACAGATGAAAATGGAAAAATAACTAGGTTTTTAGAAAAACCTAGCTGGGGTGAGGTTTTTAGCGATACTATAAATACTGGTATTTATATATTGGAACCAGAAGTTCTTGATTATTATAAAAAAGGAGAAAACTTTGATTTTAGTAAAGATTTGTTTCCAAGACTTTTAAAAGATAATATACCTATGTATGGATATATAACCGAAGATTATTGGTGTGATATAGGTGATATAAATTCCTATACAAAAACGCATAGGGATTTATTAGATAAAAAAATTTATATGAAATTTGAATCTAAAGAAATTGAAGAAGGTGTATGGATAGGGGATGGAACTTTTATAGGAAGAGAAGTAGAAATGATTTCCCCTGTTTACATTGGGGAAAACTGCACAATAAAAGGGAAAACTAAAATAGAACCATATACAGTTATTGGTGACAATTGTTATATAGATTCTGGATGTTCTCTTAAAAAATCTGTATTGTGGGAAAATGTGTTTTTTTCAAGAAATGTGGAAGCAAGAAAATGTATTGTATGTGACGATGTAAATGTAAAGGAAGGAGTAAAATTGTTTGAAGGTTCAGTAGTAGGATCATCTTCAACTATATCGACGGGAGCAATTGTTGGTCCAGATACTAAAATATGGCCTCATAAACTTATAGAGGAAGATGTAAAAGTAAATGAAAACTTGATTTGGGGCTCGAAGGTTTCAAAGACCATATTTGGAAATAGAGATATTCAAGGATATATAAATATTGATATAACTCCTGAATTTGCTTCAAGACTTGGCTCAGCTTTTGCTTCCCAAACAATTGGGAAAGGAGTTTTTGTCGTAAGTAGTGATGAATACAATTCATCAGAACTTATTAAAAGTTCATTGATATCTGGGATTTTGTCTACAGGTTCAAAGGTCATAGATATAAAAGATGCTTCTATGCCTATGTGTAGATTTGCAGTACAACATTTTAGGACCAATGGGGGATTACAAGTTACGTCGGATTCTCATGACAAAAATAAAATACATATAGAAATTATTGATGAAAGAGGTGCAAATATCAGCAGAAATTTAGAGAGAAAAATTGAAAATGCTTTTGGTATTGAAGATTTTAAGAGATGCAATGGAGAAAGTGTAGAGGATATAGTTAGAATGTATAATTTTTCGTCTATTTATATAAATGAAGGAGAAAAGATTCTTAAAAATCTTTCTGAAATTAAAAGACGAAACTTAAAGGTATTGATACATTCTGCATCTGTGAATGTTTCAAATTTAGCAAAGAAATATTTAGAAAGTATTGGTTGTGACGGAGTTGTAAGTAGCGATACACATCCTTATGAAAAAATATCTAAAAGAGTACGGGAAGAAAAATTTGATTTAGGAGTTATATATAGTGAAAATGGCGAGAATATGATACTTATAGATGAAAAGGGAAGAATATTGGATGGAGAAAAATTCTCACTTTTTTCTTTCTTTATGGGATTTAAAAGTGGAGAAATGAAAGAAGTTGTTATTCCATACAATTTTCCTAGAGTTGTAGAGAATATGGCAACTAAATACAATGGAAAAGTGTATATAACCAAGACCAATTTATCTGATACATTAGGAGAAATAATGGATAGAAACTGTCTATATCAATACATTTTAAATTTTGATGCTATCTGGGGCACTGGGAAAATAATAGATTTTATAGTATCAGAAAAAATAGCTTTGAGCAAACTAGTAGACGAATTGCCTAAATATTATTATGTGAAAAATAAGGTTTTTTGTCCATGGGAAGAAAAAGGAAGAATACTTAGAAAAATCATAGAAGATAATGAAATCGGGATAGAAACTATTGAAGGGGCAAGAATAGTTGATGACAAAGGCTGGGCATTGATTCTTCCAGATGAAGAAAAACCATTGTTTAATATTTATGCAGAAGGTTTAAACGAAGAATATGCTCAAGAATTGTCGGGCTTTTATCAAGAAAAGATTAGGGAAATGCTAGAAGATTCCAGGTAG